From a region of the Hymenobacter jejuensis genome:
- a CDS encoding CoA transferase subunit A, whose protein sequence is MINKVVANAQAALQGITDGMTLMLGGFGLCGIPENSIQELLRLGVRDLTCISNNAGVDDFGIGLLLQKRQVRKMISSYVGENAEFERQLLSGELEVELIPQGTLAERIRAGGAGIPAFFTPAGYGTEVGEGKESREFNSKMYLMETWLRADYAFVKAWKGDTAGNLIYKGTARNFNPMMATAGKITVAEVEELVPAGELDPNQIHTPGIFVQRIFEGKNYEKRIEQRTVRQK, encoded by the coding sequence ATGATCAATAAAGTTGTAGCTAATGCCCAGGCAGCCCTGCAAGGCATCACCGATGGCATGACCCTTATGCTCGGCGGTTTCGGCCTGTGCGGCATTCCCGAAAACAGCATTCAGGAGCTGCTGCGCCTCGGTGTGCGCGACCTGACCTGCATTTCCAACAATGCCGGCGTCGACGATTTTGGCATTGGACTATTGCTCCAGAAGCGGCAGGTGCGCAAGATGATTTCGTCGTACGTGGGCGAAAATGCTGAGTTTGAGCGCCAGCTACTTTCCGGCGAGCTGGAAGTCGAATTGATTCCGCAGGGTACGCTGGCCGAGCGCATTCGGGCCGGTGGCGCTGGCATTCCGGCCTTTTTTACGCCCGCCGGCTACGGCACCGAGGTAGGCGAAGGCAAGGAAAGCCGCGAGTTTAACAGCAAAATGTACCTGATGGAGACGTGGCTGCGGGCCGATTATGCGTTTGTGAAAGCGTGGAAAGGCGACACAGCCGGTAACCTGATCTACAAAGGCACGGCACGCAACTTCAACCCCATGATGGCTACTGCGGGCAAAATTACGGTTGCGGAAGTAGAAGAATTGGTGCCCGCCGGCGAGCTCGACCCCAACCAGATTCATACGCCGGGTATTTTCGTGCAGCGCATTTTTGAAGGCAAAAACTACGAGAAGCGCATTGAGCAGCGCACTGTGCGGCAGAAATAG
- a CDS encoding bifunctional riboflavin kinase/FAD synthetase: MQVVRDPAQFPHLTNAVVTSGTFDGVHVGHQKILSRLLEEAQLSNGPSVVITYWPHPRLVLAPPVAHPQPLDLHLLSTLEERIERLADFGVDYLLIVPFTREFSELTSEQYIQQLLVDTVGTRKLVIGYDHRFGKNREGGFEYLQQNAGRYGFEVEEISREDIDAVAVSSTRIRRALENGDVSTANRYLGYDYTFTGTVVRGQQLGRTIGFPTANMHCEEPLKLVPARGVYAVMATTAAVTVHPAMLNIGVRPTVGGNLAQTVEAHLLDFDGDLYDQLLTVKFVARLRDEQKFSGLDALKAQLFLDAEAARNHLIGG, from the coding sequence ATGCAAGTCGTTCGTGACCCGGCGCAATTTCCGCATCTGACCAATGCCGTTGTTACCAGCGGCACGTTCGATGGCGTGCACGTGGGTCACCAGAAAATCTTGAGCCGGTTGCTGGAAGAAGCGCAGCTTAGCAATGGGCCTTCGGTCGTCATTACGTATTGGCCCCACCCGCGGTTAGTGTTGGCACCACCCGTAGCGCATCCACAACCTCTTGATTTACATTTGCTTAGCACCTTAGAGGAGCGCATTGAAAGGCTAGCTGACTTCGGGGTTGACTACCTCCTGATCGTACCTTTCACGCGCGAATTCTCCGAGTTGACTTCGGAACAGTACATTCAGCAATTGCTGGTCGATACGGTAGGTACGCGCAAGCTGGTAATTGGCTACGACCATCGTTTCGGCAAAAATCGCGAAGGTGGCTTTGAGTACCTGCAACAAAATGCCGGTCGCTACGGCTTTGAGGTAGAAGAAATCTCGCGTGAAGATATTGACGCCGTGGCTGTTAGCAGCACCCGTATTCGTCGCGCCCTCGAAAATGGCGACGTCAGCACGGCCAATCGCTACCTCGGCTACGATTACACCTTCACCGGCACCGTCGTGCGCGGCCAACAACTGGGCCGCACCATCGGCTTCCCAACGGCCAATATGCACTGCGAAGAGCCGCTAAAGTTGGTGCCAGCCCGCGGCGTGTACGCTGTGATGGCCACTACCGCTGCGGTCACTGTTCACCCGGCCATGCTCAATATCGGCGTGCGGCCTACGGTAGGCGGCAATCTGGCTCAAACGGTTGAGGCCCACCTGCTCGATTTTGATGGCGACCTCTACGACCAACTACTCACCGTTAAGTTCGTTGCACGCCTTCGCGACGAGCAAAAATTCTCCGGCTTAGATGCGCTTAAGGCGCAATTGTTTCTCGATGCTGAGGCCGCCCGTAACCACTTAATCGGCGGCTGA
- the truB gene encoding tRNA pseudouridine(55) synthase TruB, which produces MSHGPFDFESGEILLLDKPLTWTSFDVVRKVKNTLRIKKIGHAGTLDPLATGLLILCTGKMTKRIDEIQAQEKEYTGTFRLGQTTPSFDLETPVDQELPYEHITLEALEAAAESFVGFIQQTPPLYSAVKINGERAYEVARRGDSAEIKSKQVEIKTFELTRVALPEVDFRVVCSKGTYIRSLARDFGQLLGCGAHLAQLTRTRIGEYRVADALTMEAIEAMRPPRPEGSENTSGAPRENANRRPPRRRIQAYVAPSPDTPSSEASPDASRS; this is translated from the coding sequence ATGAGCCACGGCCCGTTTGATTTTGAATCGGGCGAGATCCTGCTCCTCGACAAGCCTCTTACTTGGACTTCCTTCGACGTCGTCCGGAAGGTCAAGAACACGCTGCGCATCAAGAAAATCGGCCATGCCGGCACCCTCGACCCGCTAGCGACGGGCCTGCTCATTCTGTGCACCGGCAAAATGACCAAGCGCATCGACGAGATTCAGGCGCAGGAAAAAGAATATACCGGCACGTTTCGTCTCGGCCAGACCACGCCTTCTTTCGATCTGGAAACGCCAGTAGATCAAGAGCTTCCGTATGAGCACATCACGCTGGAAGCGCTGGAAGCCGCAGCTGAAAGCTTCGTGGGTTTCATTCAGCAGACGCCGCCGCTGTATTCCGCGGTGAAAATCAACGGCGAACGCGCTTACGAAGTAGCCCGCCGCGGCGACTCGGCCGAAATCAAATCCAAACAAGTCGAAATCAAGACGTTCGAGCTTACGCGCGTTGCGCTGCCGGAAGTGGATTTTCGCGTGGTTTGCTCGAAAGGGACGTACATCCGGAGCCTCGCCCGCGATTTTGGCCAGCTTTTGGGCTGTGGAGCCCACCTTGCCCAGCTCACCCGCACGCGCATCGGCGAGTATCGTGTGGCCGATGCCCTGACGATGGAAGCCATCGAAGCCATGCGGCCGCCCCGGCCGGAAGGCTCGGAAAATACATCCGGCGCGCCGCGCGAAAACGCCAACCGTCGGCCCCCCAGGCGCCGTATTCAGGCGTACGTAGCTCCTTCTCCCGATACTCCTTCTTCCGAAGCTTCTCCCGATGCAAGTCGTTCGTGA
- a CDS encoding undecaprenyl-diphosphate phosphatase, with product MSYWHALLLAIVEGLTEFLPVSSTGHMIILANLLGIGQLPFTETYITSIQLGAILSVVALYWRRFLQSFDFYVKLAVAFLPFGILGFLLKDVIEELLKSVTVVSISLVVGGIVLLFVDNWFSGPRKEVTTPSLSKAFKIGLFQCLALVPGVSRSAATIVGGLAQGFDRRSAADFSFLLAVPTMVVITGYQLYKVYKVTGPQPGDLKLLLFGNVIAFLVAMLAVKSFVNFVSRFGFRAFGFYRIILGVTILIMISLGVNLHLI from the coding sequence ATGAGTTATTGGCACGCGCTGCTGTTGGCCATCGTGGAAGGGCTGACGGAATTCCTACCGGTTTCCAGCACCGGACACATGATTATTCTGGCTAACCTGCTCGGTATCGGGCAGTTACCTTTTACCGAAACCTACATCACGTCCATTCAGCTTGGCGCTATCCTGTCGGTGGTGGCGCTTTACTGGCGGCGCTTTTTGCAGAGCTTCGACTTTTACGTAAAGCTGGCGGTGGCTTTTTTGCCGTTTGGCATCCTCGGTTTTTTGCTGAAGGACGTGATCGAGGAGCTACTGAAGAGCGTGACAGTCGTTTCGATTTCGCTGGTTGTGGGCGGCATCGTGCTGCTTTTTGTCGACAATTGGTTCAGTGGTCCGCGCAAGGAAGTCACCACGCCGAGTCTCAGCAAAGCCTTCAAAATTGGGTTGTTTCAGTGTTTGGCGCTGGTACCCGGCGTTTCGCGTTCGGCGGCTACCATCGTCGGTGGCTTGGCCCAAGGTTTCGACCGGCGTTCGGCGGCCGATTTCTCATTTTTGCTGGCTGTGCCCACCATGGTCGTGATCACAGGCTACCAATTGTACAAAGTGTACAAAGTAACCGGGCCGCAACCCGGCGATTTGAAGCTTTTGCTGTTCGGCAACGTGATCGCCTTTCTCGTGGCGATGCTGGCTGTGAAGTCGTTTGTAAATTTTGTTTCCCGCTTTGGCTTTCGTGCCTTCGGGTTTTATCGTATCATCCTCGGAGTCACGATCTTGATCATGATTTCGCTGGGCGTGAACCTGCACCTCATATGA
- a CDS encoding DUF3098 domain-containing protein, whose amino-acid sequence MEQKQTPRFAFGRRNYQLMFVGLAILAAGFITMTLDSSDYGEGFLGITLGPILLIIGFGIEFWAIMTRPGSVPQPATDTATRTETATTTATPVTAPARPTYKRP is encoded by the coding sequence ATGGAACAAAAGCAAACTCCGCGCTTCGCCTTTGGCCGGCGCAACTACCAGTTGATGTTTGTAGGACTGGCTATTTTGGCCGCGGGCTTCATCACCATGACGCTCGATTCGAGCGACTACGGCGAAGGATTTCTGGGTATTACGCTCGGCCCAATTTTGCTGATTATCGGCTTCGGAATTGAGTTTTGGGCCATCATGACGCGGCCCGGCTCTGTACCCCAGCCCGCTACCGACACCGCTACCCGCACCGAAACGGCCACCACAACTGCCACTCCCGTGACAGCGCCGGCGCGCCCTACCTACAAACGCCCCTAG
- a CDS encoding cell division protein FtsX — MAQARPTRKKKLGSYPHTMVVFSITLALLIIGLFGLLLIHAHKLSNLVKENIEMQVYLERNLPETQLLRLQQDFAHKPYIAYKDNQPQVRFLSKEEGAKQFVDQTGEEFQQFLGDNPLRDAYLLKINAEYADSVSLPRIRQEISAEPGVFEVQYVESLITQINQNLRRISLVLLGFAVVLTFVVVVLINNTIKLALFSQRFLIRSMQLVGATSLFIQRPFLRRATWQGFVSGALAALLLLALLQYAYLQVDELRLLRDDRLIGGLMLVMIVLGCGIGFLSSYRAVRKYLGMSLDDLY, encoded by the coding sequence ATGGCTCAAGCCCGCCCCACCCGTAAGAAAAAACTTGGCAGCTACCCGCACACCATGGTGGTGTTCAGCATTACGCTGGCGTTGCTGATCATTGGGCTATTCGGACTCCTGCTGATTCATGCGCACAAACTCTCCAACCTAGTGAAGGAGAACATTGAAATGCAGGTGTATCTGGAGCGTAACCTGCCCGAAACGCAGTTGCTGCGCCTGCAACAGGATTTTGCCCACAAGCCCTACATCGCCTACAAAGACAACCAGCCGCAAGTCCGTTTTCTGTCGAAGGAAGAAGGCGCCAAGCAGTTTGTTGATCAGACCGGCGAAGAGTTTCAGCAGTTTCTGGGCGACAACCCGCTACGCGACGCGTATCTGCTCAAAATCAACGCGGAATACGCCGATTCGGTAAGCTTGCCCCGCATTCGGCAGGAAATCAGCGCGGAGCCGGGCGTGTTTGAGGTGCAATACGTAGAAAGCCTGATCACGCAAATCAACCAGAACCTGCGCCGCATCAGCTTGGTGCTGCTTGGGTTTGCCGTGGTGCTCACGTTCGTGGTCGTGGTCCTGATCAACAATACCATCAAGTTGGCGTTGTTCTCGCAACGCTTCCTGATTCGCAGCATGCAGTTGGTCGGCGCGACTTCGCTTTTCATCCAGCGGCCGTTTCTGCGACGGGCTACATGGCAAGGTTTCGTGAGCGGCGCGCTGGCAGCGCTGCTGCTGTTGGCCTTGTTGCAATACGCTTACCTCCAAGTAGATGAGTTGCGCTTGCTTCGCGACGACCGGCTTATCGGCGGCCTGATGCTCGTGATGATTGTGCTGGGCTGCGGCATCGGATTTCTGAGCTCGTACCGGGCCGTGCGTAAGTATTTGGGCATGTCTCTGGACGATCTGTATTAG
- a CDS encoding translocation/assembly module TamB domain-containing protein, whose protein sequence is MPRFLSITLKFLLALVLLLALAVGGVLIALRVPSVQTQIAQRAARILTEKLGHKVLIGRVDVRPFSHVLLEGVRVLDRRGNELFNIGRADADIQMFSVFDPSHLHVGKLTLDEPRFDLVTYEGTPDSTNLSEFLASVKRLIGPSDTTKVSKPFDFKISAIGLRNGRFVLDRQNVKRAATYGKAMDYAHMRIDSIYADASQLWFKGDTIHALVQGLRAVDTPSQTRLRELTADMTYSPKFWEFSGLNLRVLNSQLSDYLRFDYQRFLAFTSFNDSVKVTARLNPSRVYSDDIAKFAPQVEEWNETVLISGQAKGYVRDFATKNLDVRYGQNTHVVGNIHVEGLPNFKESLVEMRLQPSVIDGRDIRRYIPKSGWPYVQRLGTVRLQGQFVGFYNDFVANGSFHTALGDVVSDVNLKFKTDPRYSSYEGEVKTTAFQLGKLLGDESTIRDITMNGRVQGVGFTPQGAQLQAKADVQSIWLNGYRFRNINTDGKFSRQSFAGHLNVNDPNLKLHADGSIDLAKGRQAFDVRAKVQQADLRALGLTKQSVTVATTADVRFQGLRLDDLVGRISLRNSKVGYAGKMVPIDTFDVVSVNARGQRSLTVRSEVLNLTAAGNFNFTTVIRDVQTLLHEYELNFASNDAAIASYYQRKRQGPISEYNIDLNLYLKQANPVLQLFIPQLTVSDFSHIDGSFRNGQTSIFSLGGHFDGIRFDSVRVLNTDFEFNTSKLPYKPEVLAQANITSERQLLPGLGKTEKFYVEGVWDQEKINFSTALAQTGTTNRAAINGSLGFLPNAVQVVLRQSGVNLLGRDWTIAPDNSVIISGAGREFDIKNLTLSNGAQSVSAQGFISTNPSKVLKLNVKDLELETLSSLTTQQITGRANAQGTISGVYGPLVINSTLNVDSLEFGNVLIGNVVGRGDWDNTNSRLAVNLDVERDKQRVVTVSGTYAPREEQQQLNLTGVLSSAPVKLAEPLLNTLFRDMSGTAVGTIRLTGRLAAPNLVGNIDVTDGKLTFIYLGTTYSFADRIRFTEDRIALNNIKLSDPLGNSGVIDGNIFHQGFHDMRLDLKGTFRKLQVLSTTRKDNDLYFGTAYATGTAEVRGPTNNLVVRVTARSDPGTRLSLPLDNAAKAQKANYIRFVNRNIADTTTTVQIPTAAEGKVELSGIRLNMNLEVTPDAYVEILLDESTGDIIRGTANGQLRLNIDTRGDFNMYGQVEIVRGAYNFTLQGLVNKEFVVRPGGTINWNGDPLQGEMNVTAAYTQRTSLAPVTQGTNSSVVPVTAVMNLTGPLLLPLIKLNLEFNDIPSSLEGDLASFFSAIRNDEQELNRQVFSLIVFKQLTQVGSLSSITSLSGRDNAFGNSLGQIISTQLGLLTSQIDPNLEISFNFNGLTAEDLQALQVRLSYSFLNGRLRVTREGGFSNSTGSATTGSVNTQTSLLGDLSLEYYLRPDGKFRARLRYETTPRDFNLNSTDPSSTYANQARAGISLVHTEQFDSFRELFARKHLRRRDANARRAREVLNIDDDPRTSL, encoded by the coding sequence GTGCCCCGTTTTCTATCCATCACGCTTAAGTTTCTCCTGGCTCTGGTGCTGTTGCTGGCGCTGGCGGTAGGCGGCGTGCTGATAGCCCTGCGGGTGCCGAGCGTGCAGACGCAAATCGCGCAACGGGCGGCGCGCATCCTCACCGAGAAGCTGGGCCACAAAGTATTGATCGGGCGGGTGGATGTGCGGCCGTTTTCGCATGTGCTGCTCGAGGGCGTACGCGTGCTTGACCGGCGCGGCAACGAGCTCTTCAACATTGGCCGGGCCGACGCCGATATTCAGATGTTTTCGGTCTTCGACCCGAGCCACCTCCACGTAGGCAAGCTCACGCTCGACGAACCCCGCTTTGACCTGGTGACCTACGAGGGCACACCTGACTCAACGAACCTTTCTGAATTCCTAGCTTCCGTAAAACGGCTGATCGGGCCTTCCGACACCACCAAAGTTTCCAAGCCTTTCGATTTTAAGATTTCGGCCATCGGACTTCGCAACGGGCGGTTTGTGCTGGATCGGCAAAATGTGAAGCGGGCCGCTACCTACGGCAAGGCCATGGACTATGCCCACATGCGCATCGACAGCATCTACGCTGATGCCTCGCAGCTGTGGTTTAAAGGCGACACCATTCACGCGCTCGTACAAGGCTTGCGGGCGGTGGATACACCTTCGCAAACACGCCTGCGGGAGCTTACCGCCGACATGACGTACAGTCCCAAGTTCTGGGAGTTTTCGGGGCTGAATCTGCGCGTATTGAACAGTCAATTAAGCGATTACTTACGCTTTGACTATCAGCGTTTTTTAGCATTTACGTCGTTTAACGACTCCGTGAAGGTGACGGCCCGGCTGAATCCCTCCCGGGTTTATTCCGACGACATCGCCAAGTTTGCGCCGCAGGTAGAGGAGTGGAACGAAACGGTCCTGATTTCGGGGCAGGCTAAAGGATATGTGCGCGATTTCGCCACCAAAAACCTCGACGTGCGCTACGGGCAGAACACGCACGTGGTCGGCAACATCCATGTCGAAGGCCTGCCTAATTTCAAGGAAAGCCTCGTGGAAATGCGCTTGCAGCCCTCCGTGATTGATGGCCGCGACATTCGGCGCTACATTCCTAAAAGTGGTTGGCCTTACGTGCAGCGCCTCGGCACGGTGCGGTTGCAGGGGCAGTTTGTAGGTTTCTACAACGACTTTGTGGCCAATGGCTCGTTCCACACCGCGCTCGGCGATGTGGTATCGGACGTCAACCTCAAGTTCAAAACTGATCCGCGGTATTCTTCCTATGAGGGCGAGGTCAAGACTACCGCGTTCCAGCTCGGCAAATTGCTCGGCGATGAAAGCACCATCCGCGACATCACCATGAACGGCCGGGTACAGGGCGTGGGCTTTACGCCGCAAGGTGCTCAGCTACAAGCCAAAGCAGATGTGCAAAGTATCTGGCTCAACGGCTACCGCTTCCGCAACATCAACACCGACGGCAAGTTCAGCCGCCAGTCGTTCGCCGGCCACCTCAACGTCAACGACCCCAACCTCAAACTACACGCCGACGGCAGCATCGACCTGGCCAAAGGCCGCCAGGCTTTCGACGTGCGGGCCAAGGTGCAACAGGCCGATTTGCGGGCGCTTGGGCTTACGAAGCAGAGCGTCACGGTGGCCACCACGGCCGATGTGCGTTTTCAGGGTCTGCGCCTCGATGACTTGGTGGGCCGCATCTCGCTCCGCAATTCGAAGGTTGGTTACGCCGGCAAAATGGTGCCCATCGACACCTTCGACGTGGTGAGCGTGAATGCCCGTGGGCAACGCAGCCTGACCGTGCGCTCGGAAGTGCTGAACCTTACGGCCGCCGGCAATTTCAACTTTACCACCGTCATTCGGGACGTGCAGACGTTGCTGCACGAGTACGAGCTTAATTTTGCCAGCAACGACGCGGCCATCGCTAGCTATTACCAGCGGAAGCGGCAAGGACCGATCTCTGAGTATAACATCGATCTGAACCTGTATTTGAAACAGGCCAACCCCGTGTTGCAGCTGTTCATTCCTCAGCTAACCGTTTCCGATTTCTCGCATATCGACGGCTCGTTCCGCAACGGCCAGACGTCCATCTTCTCGCTCGGCGGGCACTTCGACGGCATCCGGTTCGACAGCGTCCGGGTGTTAAATACTGATTTTGAATTCAATACCTCCAAGCTGCCTTACAAACCGGAAGTACTGGCGCAGGCCAACATTACTTCGGAGCGGCAATTGCTGCCGGGTCTCGGCAAAACCGAGAAGTTTTACGTGGAAGGCGTGTGGGATCAGGAAAAGATCAATTTTTCCACGGCGCTTGCCCAAACTGGCACCACCAACCGGGCCGCCATCAACGGCTCGCTTGGGTTTCTGCCCAACGCGGTGCAGGTGGTACTGCGGCAGTCGGGCGTAAACCTACTGGGCCGCGATTGGACCATTGCCCCGGATAACTCCGTCATTATTTCGGGCGCGGGCCGGGAGTTTGACATCAAAAACCTAACGCTCTCCAATGGCGCACAAAGCGTTAGTGCTCAAGGCTTTATCTCTACTAATCCTAGCAAAGTCCTGAAGCTCAACGTGAAAGATCTGGAGCTAGAAACGCTAAGCTCACTTACTACCCAACAGATCACGGGCCGGGCCAATGCACAAGGCACCATCAGCGGAGTGTACGGGCCGCTGGTAATCAATAGCACGCTCAACGTTGATTCGCTGGAATTTGGCAACGTATTGATAGGCAACGTGGTAGGCCGCGGCGATTGGGACAATACCAACAGTCGTCTGGCCGTAAACCTGGATGTGGAGCGCGATAAGCAGCGCGTCGTGACGGTAAGCGGCACATACGCGCCGCGCGAAGAGCAACAGCAACTTAACCTGACCGGCGTACTAAGCAGCGCCCCCGTGAAACTGGCTGAGCCTCTGCTCAATACCTTGTTCCGCGACATGAGCGGAACGGCCGTCGGTACCATCCGGCTGACGGGGCGGTTGGCCGCTCCCAACCTCGTCGGCAATATTGACGTGACGGATGGCAAGCTCACATTTATTTACCTGGGCACGACCTATTCCTTTGCCGACCGCATTCGCTTTACCGAAGACCGTATTGCACTGAATAACATCAAGTTATCGGACCCGCTGGGTAATTCGGGCGTCATTGACGGCAATATATTTCACCAGGGTTTTCACGATATGCGCCTCGATTTGAAGGGCACATTCCGGAAGCTACAGGTGCTCAGCACCACTCGCAAAGACAACGACCTGTATTTCGGTACGGCGTACGCGACCGGCACGGCCGAAGTGCGCGGTCCAACCAACAACTTGGTCGTGCGCGTAACAGCCCGCAGCGACCCTGGCACGCGGTTGTCGCTGCCGCTTGACAATGCCGCTAAGGCTCAAAAGGCCAATTATATACGCTTTGTCAACCGCAATATTGCCGATACCACAACCACAGTACAGATCCCGACGGCGGCCGAGGGCAAGGTAGAGCTGTCGGGCATTCGCCTGAACATGAACCTAGAAGTGACCCCTGACGCCTACGTGGAGATTCTGCTCGACGAAAGCACCGGCGACATCATCCGGGGCACGGCAAACGGGCAACTGCGCCTCAACATCGACACCCGCGGCGACTTTAACATGTACGGGCAGGTGGAAATCGTGCGGGGCGCTTATAACTTCACGTTGCAAGGCCTTGTAAATAAAGAGTTTGTGGTGCGGCCCGGTGGCACCATCAATTGGAACGGCGACCCGCTGCAAGGCGAAATGAACGTGACCGCCGCTTACACGCAACGCACGTCGTTGGCGCCGGTTACGCAAGGCACCAACTCGTCGGTGGTACCCGTAACGGCGGTTATGAACCTGACGGGACCGCTGCTGCTGCCGCTGATTAAGCTCAATCTGGAGTTCAACGACATTCCTTCGTCGCTCGAAGGTGATTTAGCCTCGTTCTTTTCGGCTATCCGCAACGACGAGCAAGAGCTTAACCGTCAGGTATTTAGCCTGATTGTATTTAAACAATTAACGCAAGTCGGCTCGTTGTCTTCGATTACGTCCTTGAGTGGGCGCGACAACGCGTTTGGCAACAGCCTGGGCCAGATCATCTCAACGCAGTTGGGCCTGCTCACGTCGCAGATCGACCCCAACTTGGAGATCTCCTTCAATTTCAACGGCTTGACGGCGGAAGATTTGCAGGCTTTGCAGGTGCGGCTGAGCTACAGCTTCCTCAACGGACGGCTGCGCGTGACGCGGGAAGGCGGCTTTAGCAACAGCACCGGCTCCGCTACAACCGGGTCGGTTAATACCCAAACCTCCCTTTTGGGCGACTTGAGCCTCGAATACTACCTGCGGCCGGATGGCAAGTTTCGGGCGCGGTTGCGTTACGAGACCACGCCGCGCGATTTCAACCTCAATTCCACCGACCCTTCTTCTACCTACGCCAACCAGGCTCGCGCGGGCATCAGCTTGGTGCACACCGAGCAGTTTGACTCGTTCCGGGAGCTGTTTGCGCGTAAGCACCTGCGCCGCCGCGACGCCAACGCCCGGCGGGCCCGCGAAGTCTTGAACATCGACGACGACCCCCGAACTTCGTTATAA
- the tsaD gene encoding tRNA (adenosine(37)-N6)-threonylcarbamoyltransferase complex transferase subunit TsaD: MHTPVILAIESSCDDTSAAVMAGGEILANVVATQQVHEQYGGVVPELASRAHQQHLIPVVQEALRRAKVQKSDLDAIAFTQGPGLLGSLLVGGMFAKTFALALGKPLIAVNHMRAHILAHFIRDPKPAFPFLCLTVSGGHTQLVIVRSALDMQIIGQTIDDAAGEAFDKTAKLLGLPYPGGPHLDRQARQGNSTRFPFPVGAMPGYDFSFSGLKTSVLYFLRQQSAADQDFIKNNLADLCASIQYTIIQTLLRQLQRAAADHGLTQVALAGGVAANSGLREALQNLAAEKGWQVFIPDFEFCTDNAAMVAMAGHFQYEVGDFATQFVSPDPRLKLT, translated from the coding sequence ATGCATACTCCTGTCATTCTGGCAATTGAGTCTTCGTGCGATGATACGTCGGCGGCGGTGATGGCCGGCGGCGAAATTCTGGCCAACGTAGTAGCTACCCAGCAAGTGCACGAACAATACGGTGGGGTAGTGCCGGAGTTGGCCTCGCGGGCTCACCAGCAGCACCTTATCCCGGTAGTGCAGGAAGCGCTTCGCCGGGCGAAGGTACAGAAATCCGACCTCGACGCTATTGCTTTTACGCAAGGGCCGGGCCTATTGGGCTCGTTGTTGGTGGGCGGCATGTTTGCCAAAACGTTTGCTTTGGCGTTGGGCAAGCCCCTGATTGCGGTCAATCACATGCGAGCGCACATTCTGGCTCATTTCATTCGCGACCCCAAGCCTGCGTTTCCGTTTCTGTGCCTGACGGTGAGCGGTGGCCACACCCAACTCGTTATCGTGCGCAGTGCCTTGGACATGCAGATCATCGGCCAAACCATCGACGACGCTGCCGGCGAAGCCTTCGACAAAACTGCCAAGCTGCTCGGCTTGCCGTATCCCGGTGGTCCGCACCTCGACCGGCAGGCGCGCCAAGGCAACTCGACGCGGTTTCCGTTTCCGGTGGGTGCGATGCCAGGCTACGATTTTTCCTTTAGCGGCCTGAAGACCTCAGTGCTGTATTTCTTGCGCCAGCAAAGTGCTGCTGATCAAGATTTTATCAAGAATAATCTGGCGGATTTGTGTGCCAGTATTCAATACACGATCATCCAAACGTTGCTGCGCCAGCTCCAGCGCGCCGCCGCTGATCATGGCCTGACGCAGGTTGCTTTGGCCGGCGGAGTAGCGGCTAATTCGGGTTTGCGCGAGGCATTGCAAAATCTGGCGGCAGAAAAAGGCTGGCAGGTATTCATTCCTGACTTCGAATTTTGCACCGATAATGCGGCTATGGTCGCCATGGCGGGCCATTTTCAGTACGAAGTCGGCGATTTTGCCACGCAGTTCGTAAGCCCAGATCCGCGCCTGAAACTGACGTAG
- a CDS encoding thioesterase family protein, giving the protein MKNPFQPGAVKTYTHVVTPADFAVLDGRTIHELYSTFALGRDMEWTSRQFVEEMLEAGEAGIGTMVHIDHIAPAFEGETVAFCATFEALEGRELTCTLEARVGPRLVATGRTGQRITSEEKLAGRFAALRSVDVPVDKQLISK; this is encoded by the coding sequence ATGAAGAATCCTTTCCAGCCCGGCGCCGTCAAAACGTACACGCACGTAGTAACGCCGGCTGATTTTGCCGTGCTCGACGGCCGCACGATCCATGAGCTATACAGCACCTTTGCGCTGGGCCGCGACATGGAGTGGACGAGCCGGCAATTCGTGGAGGAAATGCTGGAAGCCGGGGAGGCAGGCATCGGCACAATGGTGCACATCGACCACATAGCCCCCGCTTTTGAAGGCGAAACCGTCGCGTTTTGCGCTACTTTCGAGGCGTTGGAAGGCCGGGAGCTTACCTGCACGCTGGAAGCGCGCGTCGGCCCGCGACTCGTTGCTACGGGTCGTACGGGCCAGCGCATTACTTCGGAAGAAAAGTTGGCTGGCCGTTTTGCCGCGCTTCGTAGTGTTGATGTGCCTGTTGATAAACAATTGATTAGTAAGTAG